Proteins from a single region of Rhodothermales bacterium:
- a CDS encoding S41 family peptidase, protein MKKTYVIPGFVLLVIGLVLGMKIESVLSDTDTYEQLRKLENAFLVIQRQYVDEADPKKLVDSAVNGMLAELDPHSLYISSDEIEEIQESYKGSFGGVGIMFEIIRDTIRVVSTVADGPSEMVGVLAGDRIVAIDDTVAVGFSSNEVQKHLKGDIGTRVKMSIVRPGSREPVYFTVKRGKIPLYTIDASYMVDDETGYVRIGRFAMTTYNEFKQHVDSLTAQGMKRLVVDLRYNGGGIMESAVKIADEMIGDGKIIVYTKGRNAQFDQVKHSSAGGVLETQPVIVLVNEYSASASEIVAGALQDHDRALIVGRRTFGKGLVQSQFELPDKSVLQMTISRYYTPSGRLIQTPYEGGDLDAYYENKSLSHQDTYSLNDYVDSVPDSLKYRTTHNRIVFGGGGILPDYIVPLDTLTSPVTAAIIGNQLDQLFAREWFETHEQPYRSRWADAQQAFIHTYEVDDAAWDAFWVYAAEKGLTLTSDPNLVSMENKVFAMTDAAAERLTLETRLKALIARQLYGSGVWHPIVNSIDPELLEALKMWDRSAALAANK, encoded by the coding sequence ATGAAAAAGACTTACGTGATTCCCGGATTTGTGCTGCTTGTGATCGGGCTTGTGCTCGGCATGAAGATCGAATCCGTGCTTTCCGATACGGATACGTATGAACAGCTTCGCAAGCTCGAGAATGCGTTTCTGGTCATCCAGCGGCAATACGTCGATGAAGCAGATCCCAAGAAGCTGGTCGATAGCGCCGTGAACGGCATGCTGGCGGAGCTGGATCCGCACTCGCTGTATATTAGCTCGGACGAGATCGAAGAGATCCAGGAGAGTTATAAGGGCTCGTTCGGCGGCGTCGGAATTATGTTCGAGATCATCCGGGATACGATTCGCGTGGTGTCCACGGTGGCTGACGGGCCGAGCGAGATGGTCGGTGTGCTCGCCGGGGACCGGATCGTCGCCATCGATGACACCGTCGCCGTCGGTTTCTCATCGAATGAAGTGCAGAAACATCTGAAAGGGGATATCGGAACGCGCGTCAAGATGTCCATCGTGCGGCCAGGCTCTCGCGAACCCGTCTATTTTACCGTGAAACGCGGTAAGATCCCGCTCTACACGATCGACGCCTCGTATATGGTCGATGACGAGACCGGTTATGTGAGGATCGGGCGGTTTGCGATGACGACCTACAATGAGTTCAAGCAGCACGTCGATTCGCTCACCGCGCAAGGGATGAAGCGCCTGGTGGTCGATTTGCGGTACAACGGCGGCGGCATCATGGAGTCCGCCGTAAAAATTGCGGATGAGATGATCGGCGATGGCAAGATCATCGTGTATACCAAAGGCCGGAATGCTCAATTCGACCAGGTGAAGCATTCCTCGGCCGGCGGAGTGCTTGAAACCCAGCCGGTGATCGTCCTCGTCAACGAATACTCCGCTTCGGCCAGCGAAATCGTCGCCGGCGCGCTACAGGACCACGACCGGGCGCTCATCGTCGGCCGGCGCACCTTCGGCAAGGGGCTCGTACAGTCCCAATTTGAACTGCCAGACAAGAGTGTGCTCCAGATGACGATCTCCCGCTATTACACCCCATCCGGCCGCCTCATCCAGACGCCCTACGAGGGCGGGGATCTGGACGCGTATTATGAGAATAAGTCGCTCAGCCACCAGGACACGTACAGCCTGAACGATTACGTGGACAGCGTGCCGGATTCGCTCAAGTACCGGACGACCCACAACCGAATCGTGTTCGGCGGCGGTGGTATTTTGCCGGACTATATCGTTCCGCTCGACACCCTGACCTCGCCGGTTACAGCCGCCATCATCGGGAACCAGTTGGACCAGCTCTTCGCCCGTGAGTGGTTCGAGACCCATGAGCAGCCGTACCGCTCACGCTGGGCCGACGCGCAACAGGCGTTTATCCATACCTACGAAGTAGACGATGCGGCCTGGGACGCCTTCTGGGTATATGCGGCCGAAAAAGGCCTCACGCTGACGTCCGACCCGAATCTGGTTTCGATGGAAAACAAGGTGTTTGCCATGACGGATGCCGCGGCAGAGCGTCTGACGCTCGAAACCCGACTCAAGGCGCTCATCGCCCGCCAGTTGTACGGCAGTGGCGTGTGGCACCCGATTGTGAATTCGATTGACCCCGAGCTGCTCGAAGCCCTCAAGATGTGGGATCGGTCAGCGGCTCTGGCGGCGAACAAATAG